A single genomic interval of Camelina sativa cultivar DH55 chromosome 11, Cs, whole genome shotgun sequence harbors:
- the LOC104724418 gene encoding surfeit locus protein 2-like: protein MMQEKTEEGKNLFGSPTFVDLGNGRLRCVETGHEVLAGDEESYALKKRCRVGLIDHALSLGKSPLNMFSPCPFSRSKLVCKLTGDTVNKSEEHIWKHVNGRRFLHKLEQVERGAESGGRTEKTQVTKPRCDKEDSSDSEEPDFWMLKSSSGSESDEEIDEGYCKGSHCDAKESEELSERTKRMSIEIGPSSFASRKKKRKKDESS, encoded by the exons ATGATGCAAGAGAAGACTGAAGAAGGGAAGAATCTGTTTGGTTCACCGACGTTCGTTGATCTTGGGAACGGACGGCTCAGATGCGTCGAGACGGGTCACGAGGTTTTAGCCGGAGACGAAGAATCATACGCTCTAAAGAAACGGTGTCGTGTAGGACTCATCGATCACGCTTTGTCTCTGGGAAAGTCTCCTCTCAACATGTTCTCCCCATGCCCATTTTCTCG CTCTAAACTTGTGTGCAAGCTTACTGGGGACACTGTGAACAAGAGCGAGGAACATATCTGGAAACACGTTAATGGGAGAAGATTTCTTCACAAATTAG AGCAAGTGGAAAGAGGAGCTGAATCAGGTGGAAGGACCGAGAAAACACAAGTGACCAAACCAAGATGCGATAAGGAAGATAGTAGTGATTCCGAAGAACCTGACTTTTGGATGCTTAAGTCAAGTTCTGGTTCAGAGTCAGATGAAGAGATTGATGAAGGATACTGTAAAG GTTCTCATTGTGATGCCAAAGAATCTGAAGAGCTATCAGAAAG AACAAAGAGAATGTCAATAGAGATTGGACCAAGTAGCTTTGCTTCtcggaagaaaaagagaaagaaggatgAGTCTTCTTAA